One cyanobiont of Ornithocercus magnificus DNA segment encodes these proteins:
- a CDS encoding EamA family transporter — MTYLWRWLLMLLPFALWGTAMTAMTPLVQSGSPILVAALRLLPAGTAVIIALLALGRPLSINRGDLPWFFVFTLVDGTVFQLFLARGLSDTGAGLGSILIDSQPLMVALLARALFGEAINPIGWIGLSLGLLGIVFLGVPLPLFRHLVLSTDESTLSIAWNSGELWMLAAAVAMAFGTVLIRYASRSSDPVAITGWHMLLGSLPLLTWYSLTAPRESLIPTWSVNEWLQMGYASLLGGALAYGLFFWLACSVELTSFSTLGFLTPVFALLSSGLLLGERLSAMQWLGAVLVLLSVVLVSQRRRLWEPPALIEVG; from the coding sequence AATGACTGCAATGACCCCCCTTGTGCAATCCGGTAGTCCCATACTTGTAGCTGCCTTGCGTCTACTGCCAGCAGGCACTGCAGTAATCATTGCCTTGTTAGCTTTGGGTCGTCCACTCAGTATCAACCGCGGCGACTTACCGTGGTTCTTCGTATTCACCTTGGTTGACGGCACTGTCTTCCAACTTTTCCTAGCCCGTGGCCTTAGCGATACTGGTGCTGGCTTGGGATCTATCCTCATAGATTCTCAGCCTTTGATGGTGGCTCTGCTGGCTCGCGCACTATTTGGTGAAGCCATTAACCCTATTGGCTGGATTGGTCTTTCTCTAGGGCTGCTAGGTATTGTTTTCCTAGGTGTGCCGCTGCCGCTATTCCGTCACTTAGTTCTCTCTACTGATGAATCTACGTTGTCGATAGCTTGGAATAGCGGTGAGCTCTGGATGCTTGCTGCTGCTGTTGCTATGGCTTTTGGCACCGTGCTTATCCGCTATGCCAGTCGCTCGAGTGATCCTGTAGCAATTACAGGCTGGCACATGCTTCTCGGAAGTTTACCGCTATTAACTTGGTATTCGCTAACCGCTCCTAGGGAGTCGCTCATACCGACCTGGTCGGTCAACGAATGGTTACAAATGGGATATGCAAGCCTCTTAGGAGGTGCACTTGCCTATGGTCTCTTTTTTTGGCTTGCTTGCAGTGTTGAACTCACTAGCTTCAGTACGCTTGGCTTTTTAACACCTGTGTTTGCCTTACTCTCAAGCGGTCTGCTGCTCGGAGAGCGACTATCTGCTATGCAGTGGTTAGGAGCTGTGCTGGTGCTGTTGTCAGTTGTGTTGGTGAGCCAACGGCGGCGACTATGGGAACCTCCAGCATTAATTGAGGTTGGTTAG
- a CDS encoding PspA/IM30 family protein: MGFFDRLSRLLRANLNDLVSKAEDPVKILDQSVADMQADLVKLRQAVATAIASQRRLQNQADQAESQARVWYERAELALRKGEENLAREALSRRKSFQESAATVSSQLKGQESQVDTLKRSLAALEGKIAQARTKKDMLKARAQAAQAQQQLQSAVGSLGTNSAMAAFERMEDEVQALEASSQATAELAGADLESKFSALEGGSDIDDELASLKRLTSGSETVALPASEKTATDVQRVKVTEVDSDLDDLRKAIDKL; encoded by the coding sequence ATGGGTTTCTTCGATCGGCTCAGCCGCCTTCTGCGTGCAAACCTCAACGATCTAGTTAGCAAGGCCGAGGATCCGGTCAAGATTCTTGACCAGTCTGTTGCCGATATGCAGGCGGATCTAGTCAAGTTGCGTCAGGCAGTAGCAACTGCTATTGCTAGTCAGAGGCGCCTCCAAAACCAGGCAGACCAGGCAGAGAGTCAAGCAAGAGTTTGGTATGAGAGAGCTGAGCTTGCCTTAAGAAAGGGTGAGGAGAATCTTGCTCGCGAGGCACTCTCTCGCCGTAAGAGTTTCCAGGAGTCAGCAGCAACAGTCTCTAGTCAGCTAAAAGGACAAGAGAGTCAAGTGGATACACTCAAGCGCAGCCTAGCAGCGCTTGAAGGGAAGATTGCTCAGGCTCGCACTAAAAAGGACATGTTAAAGGCGCGGGCGCAGGCTGCTCAAGCGCAGCAGCAGCTCCAAAGTGCTGTAGGAAGCCTTGGTACCAATTCAGCTATGGCAGCTTTTGAGCGCATGGAGGATGAAGTACAAGCGTTGGAAGCTAGCAGTCAGGCGACAGCAGAGCTAGCTGGGGCAGATCTAGAGAGCAAGTTCTCCGCTTTAGAGGGAGGTAGTGACATTGATGACGAATTAGCTTCCTTGAAGCGACTCACTAGTGGTTCAGAAACTGTTGCACTGCCAGCTTCGGAAAAGACAGCAACGGATGTTCAGCGTGTGAAGGTGACCGAGGTAGATTCAGACCTTGATGATCTGCGTAAGGCTATTGACAAACTCTAA
- a CDS encoding glycosyltransferase family 39 protein, whose translation MLDLAARRRSIPTLRQRRRALLLTLVLGLIICFWGLGQTGLVDETPPLFAASARGMVRTRDWLTPRVNGLPRFDKPPFVYWLMGVGYALPARELWDPLGSWAARFPSAIATVITMLVLADTVMVLPQPQDKNPPQTALSIALAFALSPLVLLWNRVAVSDALLCGTLSISLLFQWRRFAMPEHQPWWPAWFMLGLAVLTKGPVAIALMLLTLVLFAILTRRSRSLLDRLHLVPGLLLTAAVSLPWYVVELVVEGEPFWNSFFGYHNLQRLTSVVNNHLQPWWFFLPLMLLAALPFSLLLLLELSICLRRCLQRQATLEEPPYTLATFASSWLLAIFLLFTAAATKLPSYWLPATPAAAILIGLATCMPTPSTELHRWAWKGTAGLTLLLAAILFASPTWISLVRDSEMPTLPVELVASRLIMRAAVCILISGVLGLILLWKKLSGHLLIMQIPLIMFQITVLVPIISLGDKVRQLPIRQVAEFVRCSRLPGEPLAMVGVIKPSLHFYADQVVLYEGRSKRALVNLSDRLRSEHRYGWLGHTGSELSVPSTLLVVIDQSTLSRSYWQSMQRQQLGRFGIYEVWRLHRDELEQRATLLSLSGKRPNWRQPRPERY comes from the coding sequence ATGCTAGACCTTGCCGCAAGGCGGAGATCTATACCGACACTGCGTCAGCGTCGTAGGGCTCTTCTTCTTACCTTAGTTCTCGGCTTAATTATCTGTTTCTGGGGGCTTGGCCAGACAGGCTTAGTAGATGAAACACCTCCTTTGTTTGCCGCCTCAGCCCGAGGAATGGTACGTACCAGAGACTGGCTAACACCCAGAGTTAATGGATTGCCTCGATTTGACAAACCACCCTTTGTCTACTGGCTTATGGGAGTGGGCTATGCTCTACCTGCCAGAGAACTCTGGGATCCCCTTGGGAGTTGGGCAGCAAGGTTTCCTTCAGCAATTGCCACTGTTATCACAATGTTGGTACTAGCAGATACTGTCATGGTTCTGCCACAACCACAGGATAAAAATCCTCCCCAAACTGCACTCTCAATTGCTCTCGCTTTTGCGCTTTCTCCACTAGTTTTACTATGGAACCGAGTAGCTGTTAGTGATGCCTTGCTATGCGGTACACTTTCTATCAGTTTGTTGTTCCAGTGGCGTCGCTTCGCTATGCCTGAACACCAACCCTGGTGGCCTGCTTGGTTTATGCTTGGCCTGGCTGTTCTTACGAAAGGACCAGTTGCCATAGCACTAATGCTGCTGACACTGGTGCTTTTTGCCATATTGACGCGCCGCTCTAGAAGCTTGCTAGATCGCTTACATTTAGTGCCTGGATTACTGCTGACTGCTGCAGTTAGCCTCCCCTGGTATGTCGTAGAGCTGGTTGTAGAGGGGGAGCCATTTTGGAATAGCTTCTTTGGCTATCATAACTTACAACGTCTAACAAGTGTCGTTAACAACCATCTTCAGCCTTGGTGGTTTTTCCTGCCGCTAATGCTGCTTGCTGCATTACCATTTAGCCTGCTATTACTTCTTGAGCTTTCCATCTGTCTGAGACGCTGTTTGCAAAGGCAGGCAACTCTTGAAGAGCCGCCGTATACTTTAGCAACCTTTGCCTCAAGTTGGCTATTAGCAATATTTCTACTTTTTACTGCAGCGGCCACAAAGTTACCTAGCTACTGGCTACCAGCTACACCAGCTGCAGCAATCTTAATCGGCCTAGCAACATGTATGCCAACTCCATCTACTGAATTGCACCGCTGGGCTTGGAAAGGTACTGCTGGACTGACTCTACTGCTAGCAGCAATCCTCTTCGCTTCACCAACTTGGATTTCCCTAGTTCGTGACTCTGAGATGCCTACATTACCAGTAGAGTTAGTTGCTAGTCGTCTTATTATGCGTGCTGCAGTCTGTATTCTTATATCTGGGGTGCTTGGCTTAATCTTGCTTTGGAAGAAGCTTTCTGGTCACTTGCTGATAATGCAGATCCCTTTGATTATGTTTCAGATAACTGTATTAGTGCCAATAATCTCTCTTGGTGACAAGGTTCGCCAACTACCTATTCGTCAAGTTGCTGAGTTCGTGCGCTGCAGTCGCCTGCCTGGCGAGCCATTGGCAATGGTCGGGGTTATAAAACCTTCACTGCACTTCTACGCAGATCAGGTCGTACTCTACGAAGGCCGCTCTAAAAGAGCTCTAGTCAATCTCTCTGACCGCCTGCGATCAGAACATCGCTACGGGTGGCTTGGACACACTGGTAGCGAATTATCTGTACCTAGTACTTTACTTGTAGTGATAGACCAGAGCACACTTTCCCGTTCTTACTGGCAAAGTATGCAACGACAGCAACTTGGTCGCTTTGGCATCTATGAGGTTTGGCGCTTGCATAGAGATGAACTTGAGCAGCGAGCTACGCTACTCAGCCTCAGTGGCAAGCGCCCTAACTGGCGTCAGCCCAGGCCCGAGCGCTATTGA
- a CDS encoding glycosyl transferase, with translation MLVSTSVGRLGSGSGGGVELTLHSLISGLNARGYQLTLVAPEGSQLTDAPTALKMLTEPGTEQPSWQHADPESSVQIPRGAVLPRLWDCVFKIAQDTDAVINLGYDWLPLWLTPIAPVPIFHLVSMGAVATVMREQIEQLARWDQRRLAFHSQRQAADFRLPEAPVIVGNGFNLSNYTFRQHGCTGPLGWAGRIAPEKGLEDAAAAAAAIGEKLLVWGIVEDYSYAHRVEESVPAGTISWQGFLSTAQLQDQLGRCRALINTPKWNEAYGNVVVEAMACGVPVIAYDRGGPGELIKNGVTGWLVPPDDIFALAAAIKRVPEINRASCRHWVEYSASHEVFAQRVEDWLVRGLTSEVNVGN, from the coding sequence GTGCTTGTAAGCACATCTGTAGGTCGTCTTGGCAGTGGCAGTGGCGGTGGCGTTGAGTTAACACTGCACTCTCTAATCAGTGGTTTAAACGCCCGCGGTTATCAGTTAACGCTAGTAGCTCCAGAAGGCTCTCAATTAACTGATGCCCCAACTGCACTAAAAATGCTGACAGAACCAGGAACAGAACAACCAAGTTGGCAGCATGCTGACCCTGAAAGCTCAGTACAAATCCCTAGGGGTGCAGTCTTGCCTCGTCTGTGGGATTGTGTCTTCAAGATTGCTCAGGATACTGATGCGGTAATTAACTTAGGCTACGATTGGCTGCCGCTTTGGCTGACACCAATAGCGCCTGTACCAATCTTCCATCTGGTCAGTATGGGAGCTGTCGCAACAGTAATGCGAGAGCAAATTGAGCAGCTGGCACGCTGGGATCAGCGAAGATTGGCTTTCCACAGCCAACGTCAGGCAGCTGACTTCCGTCTTCCTGAGGCACCAGTGATTGTTGGTAATGGGTTCAATCTGTCAAATTATACCTTCCGCCAGCATGGCTGTACAGGTCCCTTAGGATGGGCTGGCCGGATTGCTCCGGAAAAAGGCTTGGAAGATGCTGCTGCTGCTGCTGCTGCTATAGGAGAAAAGCTACTCGTATGGGGCATTGTTGAGGATTACTCCTATGCGCACAGAGTTGAAGAGTCAGTTCCAGCTGGGACTATCTCCTGGCAAGGTTTTCTTTCTACTGCACAGTTACAAGACCAACTTGGACGTTGTCGCGCTTTAATCAATACACCCAAGTGGAATGAAGCCTACGGCAATGTCGTAGTAGAAGCAATGGCCTGTGGTGTGCCAGTAATCGCCTATGACCGTGGTGGTCCAGGAGAACTTATTAAGAATGGAGTTACAGGCTGGTTAGTGCCGCCCGATGACATTTTTGCTCTAGCAGCAGCTATTAAGCGGGTTCCCGAGATTAATCGCGCGTCCTGCCGTCATTGGGTGGAGTACTCAGCTTCCCACGAGGTATTCGCCCAACGAGTCGAGGACTGGCTTGTGAGAGGTCTTACATCAGAGGTTAATGTAGGCAACTAA
- a CDS encoding biotin--[acetyl-CoA-carboxylase] ligase has product MDRLRQLVQTEASSLLAMKPYTSGARLHYYLRRNPASSLHWSLRCQSVAVSTEQGLGHWLRNKPWTGEHPRALIAARQIRAHGQGERIWQSPRGGVWISAALPWPRRSHSVALFGLIVALALAERLEQHGLPVRIKWPNDLVVGSRKLAGLLPSLVHRGNNLRLARIGLGMNVVNPVPAEGVALVQLLPQVLACPEAWAVEVLLALEHAILLSRCSVVWLREQIESRLWSTEVQDPESHEIWAITGISDLGELRLQRENRHRSWTRWC; this is encoded by the coding sequence ATGGACAGACTAAGACAATTAGTGCAAACAGAGGCCAGCAGCTTACTTGCGATGAAGCCTTATACTAGCGGAGCAAGACTACACTACTATCTCCGCCGTAACCCGGCCAGCTCGTTGCACTGGAGTTTGCGATGTCAGTCTGTTGCAGTCAGTACTGAGCAAGGCCTTGGCCACTGGCTTCGCAATAAGCCCTGGACAGGAGAACATCCACGTGCCTTGATTGCCGCTCGGCAAATCCGGGCCCATGGCCAAGGAGAACGCATTTGGCAATCGCCACGAGGTGGTGTTTGGATTAGTGCAGCTTTACCATGGCCTCGTAGAAGCCATTCTGTAGCCTTATTTGGCCTCATTGTGGCGCTGGCCCTTGCTGAGAGGCTTGAACAGCATGGTTTACCAGTTCGCATCAAGTGGCCAAACGACTTGGTAGTGGGATCTCGAAAACTGGCTGGCCTGTTGCCGTCTTTAGTTCACCGTGGCAATAATCTCCGCTTAGCCCGCATAGGGTTGGGGATGAATGTAGTTAATCCAGTGCCGGCTGAGGGAGTAGCATTGGTACAACTACTACCGCAGGTGTTGGCATGTCCCGAGGCATGGGCTGTTGAGGTCCTACTGGCCCTCGAACATGCGATACTTCTTTCCAGGTGCTCAGTGGTCTGGCTAAGAGAACAGATTGAGAGTCGCCTCTGGTCTACTGAGGTACAAGACCCGGAGAGTCATGAGATTTGGGCAATCACGGGGATATCTGACTTGGGAGAGTTGAGACTTCAGCGAGAAAACAGGCATCGTAGCTGGACCCGATGGTGTTAG